In Ancylothrix sp. D3o, the following are encoded in one genomic region:
- a CDS encoding alpha/beta fold hydrolase, with the protein MKKIGSGLAPNSNDRGICSLNVIVRSKGFPILCLHGHPGCGESMSVFTDHLSERFQTLAPDLRGYGKSLTQNDFDMTDHLLDLEALLEKLKIKQCLVLGWSLGGIIGLELALKRPELVSGLILVASAAKPRNSHPPVSWQDLAYTAIASLINRAIPSWQWNIDNFAKRSLYRYLVAQHTPSAYKYLADNGMTAYLQTSKPATRALNKALRQGYNRNEALALIECPCLVLAGDSDRHITAESSLETAQNLRDCEYLCYPNTAHLFPWEIPDQVLADIDRWIESHPQVVGRPNCLGAGGNGE; encoded by the coding sequence ATGAAAAAAATCGGCTCAGGATTAGCGCCCAATTCCAACGACCGAGGTATCTGTTCGTTAAATGTGATTGTGCGCTCAAAAGGATTTCCCATTCTTTGCTTACACGGCCATCCGGGTTGTGGTGAGAGTATGTCTGTGTTTACAGACCATTTATCCGAGCGCTTCCAAACTTTAGCACCAGATTTGCGGGGGTATGGTAAAAGTCTTACCCAAAATGATTTTGATATGACTGATCATCTTTTAGATTTAGAAGCACTGCTGGAAAAGCTAAAAATAAAGCAGTGCTTGGTGCTGGGATGGTCGTTAGGAGGAATCATCGGCTTAGAATTAGCACTCAAGCGACCAGAATTAGTCAGTGGCTTAATTTTAGTAGCTTCAGCGGCCAAGCCCAGAAACAGCCATCCGCCGGTAAGCTGGCAAGACTTGGCCTACACCGCTATTGCTTCGCTCATCAACCGAGCGATTCCTAGCTGGCAATGGAATATAGACAACTTTGCCAAGCGATCCCTTTACCGTTATTTGGTGGCTCAACACACGCCCAGCGCCTATAAATACTTAGCGGATAATGGCATGACAGCTTACCTGCAAACCTCCAAACCGGCGACAAGAGCGCTCAATAAAGCCTTAAGGCAAGGCTATAACCGTAACGAAGCGCTGGCTTTGATTGAATGTCCGTGCTTGGTACTAGCAGGAGATTCCGACCGGCACATCACCGCCGAATCTAGTTTAGAGACGGCCCAAAATCTGCGAGATTGCGAATATCTTTGCTATCCCAACACGGCGCATCTGTTTCCTTGGGAAATACCCGACCAGGTATTAGCAGATATTGACCGATGGATAGAATCGCACCCACAAGTAGTAGGCCGGCCCAATTGTCTAGGCGCTGGCGGAAATGGAGAATGA
- a CDS encoding TIGR02281 family clan AA aspartic protease — protein MFKIFKIGASMTFLGAGLALGIGGCNTGMMAENPSSNNTPTAPSTPASVLPAQAKPTAPKPTPQQPASLVNNDPTGEKTYQFALDKAYSAASISQSAASVDDWKLVESRWSEAIALLKSLPASSSQYKAGQGKIKEYQRNATIAKQQAIKAGVAKKPESVRVASGNSGPVVGANSNSNASDASGASPGVSPVRGSSGDVIQVPIKRRAGGTAVIDVTFNNQQTFEMILDTGASGTVITKAMASALNVVPEGVIVASTPSDQAVQFPIGKVRSIEVGGASIQNVTVAIATQLEIGLLGQDFFSQYELTLKESVVEFRPI, from the coding sequence ATGTTTAAAATTTTTAAAATTGGTGCATCAATGACGTTTCTAGGAGCCGGTTTGGCTTTGGGAATTGGGGGCTGCAATACCGGCATGATGGCGGAGAATCCAAGCAGTAATAATACCCCAACTGCACCCAGCACTCCGGCTTCTGTGTTACCGGCTCAAGCAAAACCAACTGCTCCTAAACCTACGCCTCAGCAGCCGGCTAGTTTGGTCAATAATGATCCAACTGGGGAAAAAACTTATCAATTTGCTTTAGATAAAGCGTATAGTGCGGCTTCTATTTCTCAGTCGGCTGCATCTGTCGATGATTGGAAATTGGTGGAAAGCCGGTGGAGCGAAGCGATTGCATTGTTAAAAAGTTTACCTGCATCTAGCAGTCAATATAAAGCAGGGCAAGGGAAAATCAAAGAATATCAGCGAAATGCCACGATTGCGAAACAACAAGCGATTAAAGCAGGGGTGGCAAAAAAACCGGAGTCGGTGCGGGTGGCGAGTGGAAATTCTGGGCCGGTGGTGGGGGCGAATTCTAATTCTAATGCGTCGGATGCGTCTGGGGCGAGTCCGGGGGTATCGCCGGTAAGGGGAAGTAGTGGGGATGTAATTCAGGTGCCAATTAAAAGGCGTGCGGGGGGAACGGCTGTGATTGATGTAACTTTTAATAATCAGCAAACGTTTGAGATGATTTTGGATACCGGCGCGAGTGGTACAGTTATTACTAAAGCAATGGCATCGGCTTTAAATGTGGTGCCGGAAGGAGTAATTGTGGCTTCTACTCCCAGCGATCAAGCTGTGCAATTTCCCATCGGTAAGGTAAGAAGTATTGAGGTGGGAGGAGCGAGTATTCAAAATGTAACGGTGGCGATTGCAACACAGCTTGAAATAGGTTTGTTGGGGCAAGACTTTTTTAGTCAGTATGAATTGACTTTAAAAGAAAGTGTGGTGGAATTTCGCCCGATTTAG
- a CDS encoding DUF4114 domain-containing protein — protein sequence MFTLHGYKKYASCLSGGLLSISLIFSSSQQATAATFSKSWDGEQNSLQNLLNNITLSGPQINTEKAQTNYQTFTNTASGISAGTFMFEVAGMANSNKLGIYNRGNPNQRIQLFDGANSPGAGTTITFLESGINVITQQFNPTTGRPQNSPSPTINYYEGQNWNEFGYYIQTGQGNIFYTQNNLNPGGKQQAVVYRGNNQTQLQLAGRQKGIFTDNEYIIAFEDRLLGDIAGVSSDWDYNDLVVMVESIEPTSVPEPASLVGLTAIAGMLGLTGRRIQNKS from the coding sequence ATGTTTACCCTTCATGGTTATAAAAAATACGCCTCCTGTCTTTCTGGGGGACTGCTGAGTATAAGTTTAATTTTTAGTAGCAGTCAACAAGCAACAGCCGCAACCTTCAGCAAATCTTGGGATGGAGAACAAAACTCCCTCCAAAATTTGTTAAATAACATCACCCTTAGCGGCCCGCAAATCAACACAGAAAAAGCACAGACAAACTATCAAACTTTCACCAACACAGCCAGCGGCATCTCAGCCGGCACATTCATGTTTGAAGTAGCAGGCATGGCAAATTCAAACAAACTTGGAATTTACAACCGAGGAAATCCTAATCAAAGAATACAACTTTTTGACGGAGCAAACAGCCCCGGAGCCGGTACCACAATCACATTTTTAGAAAGCGGAATCAACGTAATCACCCAACAATTTAATCCCACAACCGGCAGACCCCAAAACAGCCCAAGCCCAACAATTAACTATTATGAAGGGCAAAATTGGAACGAATTTGGCTATTATATTCAAACCGGCCAAGGAAACATTTTTTACACCCAAAACAATCTCAACCCTGGTGGAAAACAACAAGCCGTAGTTTATCGAGGAAACAACCAAACCCAACTCCAACTAGCAGGCCGGCAAAAAGGCATATTTACAGACAATGAATACATCATTGCCTTTGAAGACAGACTATTAGGAGACATCGCTGGAGTTAGTAGTGATTGGGACTATAACGATTTAGTAGTAATGGTTGAATCCATAGAACCTACCAGCGTACCCGAACCCGCCAGCTTAGTAGGATTAACAGCCATTGCCGGAATGTTAGGATTAACCGGCCGGCGAATTCAGAACAAATCCTGA
- the trpD gene encoding anthranilate phosphoribosyltransferase has protein sequence MLPSATPTTETPLQTDNWPSLLQQILNRQPLSREQAAQLMQGWLNQQIPDPLSGAILAALQAKGITAQELAGMAQILQAQTHPQNIPNFNTIIDTCGTGGDGASTFNISTAVAFVAAAAGVRVAKHGNRSASSRVGSADVLEALGIHLNAPAEKVEAALSQVGVTFLFAPGWHPALKVVAPLRRTLGIRTIFNLLGPLVNPLRPTGQVIGVSDPNLVPTIAEALAQLGTQQAIVVHGREKLDEAGLGDISDLAILNSGQVHLDTLNPSELNLTPAPISTLSGGDVQENAKILQNILQGKGTQAQMDVVALNASLALQVAGTIPLKNHSAGITLAKDILQSGAGWSKLQQLVRFLS, from the coding sequence ATGCTTCCAAGCGCCACCCCAACAACAGAGACACCCCTCCAAACCGACAACTGGCCCAGTTTATTGCAACAAATCCTCAACCGGCAACCCCTCAGCCGAGAGCAAGCCGCACAACTCATGCAAGGCTGGTTAAACCAACAAATACCCGATCCCCTCTCAGGAGCCATACTCGCCGCCCTGCAAGCAAAAGGCATAACAGCCCAAGAACTAGCAGGCATGGCCCAAATCTTACAAGCCCAAACCCATCCCCAAAACATACCTAATTTCAACACCATCATCGACACCTGTGGCACCGGCGGAGACGGCGCATCCACCTTCAACATCTCCACCGCCGTCGCCTTTGTTGCAGCCGCCGCCGGAGTCAGAGTAGCCAAACACGGCAACCGTTCAGCCTCCAGTCGAGTAGGCAGCGCAGACGTCCTCGAAGCCCTCGGCATCCACCTCAACGCCCCCGCCGAAAAAGTAGAAGCCGCCCTATCCCAAGTCGGAGTCACCTTTTTGTTTGCCCCTGGCTGGCATCCCGCCCTCAAAGTAGTTGCCCCCCTGCGTCGCACCCTCGGCATCCGAACCATTTTCAACCTCCTAGGGCCCCTCGTCAACCCCCTGCGGCCCACCGGCCAAGTCATCGGCGTAAGTGATCCCAACCTCGTCCCCACCATCGCCGAAGCCCTCGCCCAACTCGGAACCCAACAAGCCATCGTCGTACACGGACGCGAAAAACTCGACGAAGCCGGTTTAGGAGACATCTCCGACTTAGCCATCTTAAACAGCGGTCAAGTTCACCTCGACACCCTCAACCCCAGCGAATTAAACTTAACCCCCGCCCCCATCAGCACCTTGAGCGGCGGAGATGTCCAAGAAAACGCCAAAATTTTGCAAAACATCCTCCAAGGAAAAGGCACTCAAGCCCAAATGGATGTTGTCGCCCTCAACGCCTCCCTCGCCCTTCAAGTTGCCGGCACCATCCCCCTCAAAAATCACAGTGCCGGCATCACCCTTGCTAAAGACATCCTCCAAAGCGGTGCCGGTTGGTCAAAACTCCAACAACTCGTTCGATTTCTTTCTTAA
- a CDS encoding STAS domain-containing protein, with the protein MAEPLTLTVSLRGTREVRENLQLFRLTGLLDAFSEATFRRVIGKCIEDGPKHIVLDLSQIDFVDSSGLGALVQIVKTAQTEGGSLQIVTNARVTQTVKLVRLEKFLSLQPSVEEALNNIQPSS; encoded by the coding sequence ATTGCTGAGCCACTCACCCTAACGGTTAGCCTCAGAGGCACCCGCGAAGTTAGGGAAAACCTACAGTTATTCCGCCTCACCGGATTACTTGATGCCTTTTCGGAAGCCACCTTTCGCAGAGTCATCGGCAAATGTATTGAAGACGGGCCAAAGCATATCGTTTTGGATCTCTCACAGATAGATTTTGTTGACAGTTCCGGTTTGGGCGCTCTGGTGCAGATCGTCAAAACAGCCCAAACCGAAGGCGGCTCTTTACAAATTGTCACCAATGCCCGTGTCACACAAACGGTTAAGCTTGTTCGTTTAGAGAAATTTCTCTCGTTGCAGCCCTCCGTCGAGGAAGCGCTCAACAACATTCAGCCGTCTAGTTAG
- a CDS encoding Mini-ribonuclease 3, whose translation MSIDHRQLSIVICGKQPPSDLTTPNGRQTISTIPASPPPPNSQSPPLARMILSTLDENPADESVVTTALSPLFSPCLSASQIKQLSPAALAYLGDAVYELYIRSFYLMPPKRLNTYHQEVVTQVRAETQAQHLRLLEPHLTQAELEILKRGRNATKTGPKRLPPAIYQQATSLETLVGYLYLSDPKRLTELFGYLQLAFNPNS comes from the coding sequence GTGTCAATTGACCATCGTCAATTGTCAATTGTCATTTGTGGCAAACAACCACCGTCAGACTTGACAACGCCCAACGGCAGGCAAACTATATCAACCATTCCCGCCTCCCCACCCCCACCCAATTCCCAGTCGCCCCCCTTAGCCCGGATGATCCTATCTACGCTTGATGAAAACCCCGCCGACGAAAGTGTAGTAACCACAGCGTTGAGTCCGTTGTTTTCGCCTTGTTTATCAGCCTCGCAAATTAAACAACTCTCACCCGCCGCCCTAGCGTATCTCGGTGATGCCGTTTACGAACTGTACATTCGTAGCTTTTATTTGATGCCTCCCAAGCGATTAAATACTTATCACCAAGAAGTCGTCACCCAAGTACGCGCCGAAACCCAAGCTCAACACCTGCGCTTGCTCGAACCCCACCTCACCCAGGCGGAATTAGAGATCCTCAAACGCGGACGCAACGCTACTAAAACCGGCCCGAAACGTCTTCCACCGGCCATTTACCAGCAAGCTACCAGTTTAGAAACCTTAGTTGGATATCTCTATCTCAGCGATCCCAAACGCTTAACTGAATTATTTGGTTATTTGCAACTCGCTTTCAACCCCAACTCATAA
- a CDS encoding DUF1816 domain-containing protein, with the protein MKLATTIEDIFTAHLEKFELAWWVEIITTEPACTYYFGPFISAKEALLSKDGYIEDLEQEEAQGITVQIKQCHPQELTLFED; encoded by the coding sequence ATGAAACTAGCCACAACAATAGAAGACATTTTTACCGCTCACTTAGAAAAATTTGAGTTAGCTTGGTGGGTAGAAATTATCACCACAGAACCCGCCTGTACCTACTATTTTGGCCCCTTTATCAGCGCCAAAGAAGCCCTTTTATCCAAAGACGGATACATCGAAGACCTTGAACAAGAAGAAGCCCAAGGAATCACCGTTCAAATTAAACAATGCCACCCCCAAGAATTAACTCTTTTTGAAGACTAA
- the carA gene encoding glutamine-hydrolyzing carbamoyl-phosphate synthase small subunit, with the protein MPHSAAQPALLILIDGTAYHGWSFGATGTTVGEVVFNTGMTGYQEVLTDPSYCGQIVTFTYPELGNTGINPEDEESSHPQVRGAIARNICKRPSNWRSTTSLPDYLKKNNIIGIYGIDTRALTRKIRSVGAMNGAISTEILDPAELLNTVRQAPDMTGLNLVPQVSTPETYEWNEPTTSLWEFSESAQEKNSEQFTVVAIDFGIKRNILRRLASYGCRLIVVPANTPPEEILKHNPDGIFLSNGPGDPSAVTEGIATVKALLESNKPMFGICLGHQILGLSLGADTFKLKFGHRGLNQPAGLRQRIEITSQNHGFAINPDTLAPEVEITHLNLNDRTVAGMRHRELPLFSVQYHPEASPGPHDADYIFEQFVEAMRSARAQTSTTVN; encoded by the coding sequence ATGCCGCACTCTGCTGCTCAACCGGCCCTACTAATCCTCATAGATGGCACCGCATATCACGGATGGTCCTTTGGAGCCACCGGCACCACCGTCGGTGAAGTTGTATTCAACACCGGCATGACCGGCTATCAAGAAGTTTTGACCGATCCCAGCTACTGTGGTCAAATCGTCACCTTCACCTATCCAGAACTCGGAAACACCGGCATCAACCCCGAAGACGAAGAATCAAGCCACCCCCAAGTACGCGGAGCAATTGCCCGCAACATCTGCAAAAGACCTAGCAACTGGCGCAGCACAACCAGCCTACCAGACTACCTCAAAAAAAATAACATCATCGGAATCTATGGCATAGACACCCGCGCCCTCACCCGCAAAATCCGCTCAGTCGGAGCCATGAATGGAGCCATCTCCACCGAAATTTTAGATCCAGCAGAACTACTCAACACAGTTCGGCAAGCCCCCGACATGACGGGCTTAAACCTCGTTCCCCAAGTCTCCACCCCCGAAACCTACGAATGGAATGAACCCACAACCAGCCTGTGGGAATTCAGCGAAAGCGCCCAAGAAAAAAACAGCGAACAATTTACAGTAGTCGCCATCGACTTCGGCATCAAACGCAACATCCTGCGACGACTCGCCAGCTATGGATGCCGGCTGATCGTCGTCCCCGCCAACACCCCGCCCGAAGAAATACTCAAACACAACCCAGACGGAATCTTCCTCTCCAACGGCCCAGGCGACCCGTCAGCCGTTACCGAAGGCATCGCCACCGTCAAAGCCTTACTAGAAAGCAACAAACCCATGTTTGGCATTTGCCTGGGGCATCAAATTCTCGGACTCTCCCTTGGAGCAGACACCTTCAAACTCAAATTCGGGCATCGAGGCTTAAACCAACCAGCCGGCTTGCGGCAACGCATCGAAATCACCAGCCAAAATCACGGCTTCGCCATCAACCCCGACACCCTAGCCCCAGAAGTAGAAATCACCCACCTCAACCTCAACGACCGAACCGTAGCCGGAATGCGCCACCGGGAGCTACCCTTATTTTCCGTACAATACCACCCCGAAGCCAGCCCCGGCCCCCACGATGCCGACTATATTTTCGAGCAATTTGTAGAAGCCATGCGCTCAGCCCGCGCCCAAACCAGCACAACCGTCAACTAG
- a CDS encoding TIGR02281 family clan AA aspartic protease, whose amino-acid sequence MRKIISFSVMMAAVVMGWQPAAMTQEYQGCFFVDRNGRVVSLPSLCPEAAPAPIPTTNNSTKTGVFQVPIKRRDGGIPVIDVTFNGKQKFEMLLDTGASITKITEAMANSLGVVADGKIRAQVASGDFVEFPTGRVSQINVGGAVASNVQVSIGSVPLLGQNFFGGYDVTIKKDVVELRSQ is encoded by the coding sequence ATGCGAAAAATAATAAGTTTTTCTGTGATGATGGCTGCGGTGGTGATGGGATGGCAACCGGCAGCGATGACTCAAGAATATCAAGGATGTTTTTTTGTTGATCGCAATGGCAGAGTGGTGAGTTTACCGTCGCTTTGTCCTGAAGCTGCACCGGCTCCAATTCCGACAACAAATAACTCGACAAAAACGGGTGTTTTTCAAGTACCAATTAAACGGCGCGATGGGGGAATTCCTGTGATTGATGTAACGTTTAATGGCAAACAAAAATTTGAGATGTTGTTGGATACCGGCGCTTCGATTACAAAGATTACGGAGGCAATGGCAAACAGTTTAGGGGTGGTGGCGGATGGCAAAATTCGAGCGCAAGTGGCAAGCGGTGATTTTGTGGAGTTTCCGACGGGGCGGGTTTCTCAAATAAATGTGGGTGGTGCGGTGGCAAGCAATGTGCAAGTTTCGATTGGTTCGGTGCCACTTTTGGGACAAAATTTTTTTGGGGGTTATGATGTGACGATTAAAAAAGATGTGGTGGAGTTGCGTTCACAATGA
- a CDS encoding DUF1816 domain-containing protein, whose translation MTMKEFLTSLLSFFGLAFWVEISTESPRCTYYFGPFITAKEANAEAAGYVEDLQQESAQGIQVSIKRCKPTTLTVYEDLGEIREARRVPVFSGQP comes from the coding sequence ATGACAATGAAAGAATTCTTGACTAGCTTGCTCTCCTTTTTCGGATTGGCTTTTTGGGTGGAAATAAGCACCGAAAGCCCCCGCTGCACCTACTACTTTGGCCCCTTTATTACCGCCAAAGAAGCAAATGCCGAAGCAGCCGGCTATGTTGAAGACCTGCAACAAGAATCCGCTCAAGGCATCCAAGTCAGTATTAAGCGCTGCAAACCTACCACCCTCACCGTCTATGAAGACTTGGGGGAGATTCGTGAGGCTCGCCGCGTGCCGGTTTTTAGCGGTCAGCCTTGA
- the rlmB gene encoding 23S rRNA (guanosine(2251)-2'-O)-methyltransferase RlmB: protein MTEKPQKKSFRGKPSSGKPSGLKFKRSSAPKKDSFSKPDKSFSKDGPRKVEREKSYSKERPPQRENSYSQDRPPQREKSYSKDRPPQRENSYSKDRPPQRENSYSKDRSPQRENSYSQDRPPQREKTFSPKYSSRPEVEISPSDEETDLIYGRHSVQAALNSNRDLHRIWITSQLRHDPRFYTAIVEAKQNGTVVDEVDFRRLDQITGRANHQGVAAQTAPYKYCELSEMLQVAKAAGDQAVIIVADSITDPHNLGAIIRTAEAMGVQGLVIPQRRAVGITSTVMKVAAGALEKFPVARVVNLARALEELKAAGFWVYGTASNASQPLHTLKVHNPTVLVVGSEGEGLSLLIQRLCDELVSIPLQGDTPSLNVSVATGMALYEIYRHRWAQTRYVDVKQSNN, encoded by the coding sequence ATGACCGAGAAACCACAAAAGAAATCTTTTCGGGGTAAACCCAGTTCTGGTAAACCGTCTGGCCTGAAATTTAAACGCAGTAGCGCACCCAAAAAAGATAGCTTCTCCAAACCAGACAAAAGCTTCTCCAAAGATGGCCCCCGCAAAGTAGAGCGAGAAAAAAGTTACTCAAAAGAGCGCCCACCCCAACGGGAAAACAGTTACTCCCAAGATCGCCCACCCCAACGGGAAAAAAGTTACTCAAAAGATCGCCCACCCCAACGGGAAAACAGTTACTCAAAAGATCGCCCACCCCAACGGGAAAACAGTTACTCAAAAGATCGCTCACCCCAGCGGGAAAACAGTTACTCCCAAGATCGCCCACCTCAACGGGAAAAAACGTTCTCACCCAAATACTCAAGCCGTCCCGAAGTAGAAATCAGCCCCTCCGATGAAGAAACCGATCTGATCTACGGGCGTCATTCAGTCCAAGCAGCCCTCAACAGCAACCGAGACCTGCACCGCATCTGGATCACATCTCAACTGCGTCACGATCCCCGCTTTTATACCGCCATTGTAGAAGCAAAACAAAACGGCACCGTCGTCGATGAAGTAGATTTTCGCCGCCTTGACCAAATTACAGGCCGAGCAAACCATCAAGGCGTAGCTGCTCAAACAGCACCCTATAAGTATTGCGAACTATCCGAAATGCTCCAAGTTGCTAAGGCAGCCGGTGATCAAGCCGTAATTATAGTCGCCGATAGCATTACAGATCCCCACAACCTGGGTGCCATTATTCGCACCGCCGAGGCAATGGGTGTACAAGGTTTGGTGATCCCCCAACGTCGCGCCGTTGGCATTACCTCAACTGTAATGAAAGTCGCCGCCGGCGCTTTAGAAAAATTTCCAGTCGCAAGGGTTGTCAATTTGGCCAGAGCCTTGGAAGAATTGAAAGCAGCAGGCTTTTGGGTCTACGGCACAGCCTCCAACGCCAGCCAACCACTGCACACTCTCAAAGTCCATAACCCCACTGTCTTAGTTGTGGGTTCCGAGGGCGAGGGTTTGAGCCTTTTGATACAGCGCCTCTGTGACGAATTAGTTTCAATTCCTTTACAGGGCGATACTCCCAGTCTTAACGTCTCTGTCGCAACCGGCATGGCTCTTTATGAAATTTACCGCCACCGCTGGGCCCAGACGCGATATGTAGATGTCAAACAATCAAACAATTGA
- a CDS encoding helix-turn-helix domain-containing protein, with protein MANHIKLDIQETAEELRNLLKKETNTQKKERLHALYLLKSGQVTTLEALSKLLVRDTSTIYRWFQKYKTEGLTGFLKLYIPAGRPLTIPPEALEQLKQKVQEPEAFKTYGEIQLWLKANCGVDVDYYVVYRTVRYQLKAKMKAPRNSKKNSLRETSRDSDMALPSANTKPSKSVNNTYNASGEPSMRFVPASPSGQGFL; from the coding sequence ATGGCGAATCATATTAAATTAGACATCCAAGAAACTGCCGAAGAGTTGAGAAATCTCCTCAAAAAAGAAACCAATACCCAAAAAAAAGAAAGACTCCACGCCCTGTACTTACTGAAGTCAGGCCAAGTTACTACCTTGGAAGCTCTTTCTAAATTACTGGTGAGAGATACTTCAACAATATACCGATGGTTTCAAAAGTATAAAACAGAAGGATTAACCGGCTTTCTCAAGTTATACATCCCCGCCGGTAGACCGTTAACCATTCCCCCAGAAGCCTTAGAACAGCTTAAGCAAAAAGTCCAAGAACCCGAAGCCTTTAAAACCTATGGAGAAATTCAATTATGGTTAAAAGCTAATTGTGGGGTAGATGTTGATTACTATGTAGTTTATCGAACCGTCCGCTATCAGCTAAAAGCTAAAATGAAAGCGCCTCGAAATTCTAAAAAAAATTCCCTTCGTGAAACCTCCCGCGATAGCGACATGGCGCTTCCTTCTGCCAACACAAAACCCTCAAAGAGCGTCAACAACACTTATAACGCCTCCGGCGAACCATCCATGCGTTTCGTGCCGGCTTCTCCCTCTGGTCAAGGGTTTCTGTGA